The following proteins come from a genomic window of Aspergillus luchuensis IFO 4308 DNA, chromosome 3, nearly complete sequence:
- a CDS encoding uncharacterized protein (COG:S;~EggNog:ENOG410PU0Y): MSDYDKVRIAYDAEKDLNSYQAKQGLGPKSDSTLESGVNEMVDRKFETGIRTGREAGASGSDRKPIPEEEGGSRDDRGRLAKAGQFNGPGGPEDKVKLDSERRPGDQDTLGIQDLKREGLAP, encoded by the exons ATGAGCGACTACGACAAGGTTCGCATTGCTTACGATGCCGAAAAGGACCTCAACTCCTACCAGGCCAAGCAGGGCCTTGGTCCTAAAAGCGATTCCA CCCTTGAGTCTGGAGTGAACGAGATGGTGGACAGGAAGTTCGAGACAGGCATTCGTACTGGCAGAGAAGCAGGCGCTTCCGGCAGCGACCGCAAGCCCAtcccagaagaggagggaggcagTCGTGATGATCGCGGCCG ACTCGCAAAGGCTGGACAATTCAACGGCCCTGGTGGCCCTGAGGACAAGGTGAAGCTGGACTCTGAGCGTCGCCCTGGTGATCAGGATACTTTGGGTATCCAGGATTTGAAGCGTGAGGGACTGGCTCCATAA